The Carnobacterium divergens nucleotide sequence TAAAAAAATAGAACAAGAAACTAAAAGAAAATAGATTGCAATCTAACAAAGTTCATGGTATTATTTTAATGTTGTCATTAGACAAAAAATAACTCTGGTACAGCAAATGAATCAGGGCAAAGGAGCGAATAAGATATGAAACAAGGAATTCATCCAGAATACCATCCAGTAGTTTTCATGGACTCAACAACAGGTTTTAAATTCTTGTCAGGTTCTACAAAACACTCACAAGAAACTGTTGAATGGGAAAATGGCGAAACTTACCCATTAATCCGTGTCGAAATTACATCTGACTCACATCCATTCTATACTGGGCGTCAAAAATTCACCCAAGCAGACGGACGTGTGGATCGTTTCAACAAAAAATACGGTCTTGCAGACGCAAACGCAGCAGAATAAGAAAGATAGCTTAAAGATTCACTTGAATTACTGTTATAGCAGTAATTCAAGTGAATCTTTTTTTGTTTCTTTGAGTAGGATTAACCCATTTTGTAATGATTTTTTAACGGTTTAACTTTTATTTTTTTGAGAATGAAGCATAATTTAATTACATTCGTTTTTAAAAAAGGAATGTTGACATGAAAAAGCTTTTGATTGCTTATTTGATTGTGATTTTGGCAGGATGTAGCCAATCAAGTATAGAAACAAAAAAATAGAGGATCAGAATACGGGTTTAAGGAATAAGCCTGATAAATCTGATCAAAAATTAAAAATTAGTCAACTAACAGGGACTTGGCTTTCTATGGAAGATAATTATGAAATAGAAGTTTCTGAAACACAAGAAGCAAATGTTTACAAATTAGAATTTAAGAACAATGACGCGGATGGTGATGATGGTCTAGCTAGTTTAACGACCGATGATGCTGTATTAGCAGTTGAGAATGAGAAGTTTTCCTTTACATCTGAAAGTCATAAACTAAACTATTCTTTTATTATTGACAGTAGTGGCCGAGCAACATTTTTTTTTAGTACACTAGTTGAAAAAGAACCAGGGATATCTCGGCCAACAAAAATGGAGAAAATAAACTAGCAAAAAGTAGAAAGTATTTTTAATCCACAATTCAAAAATCACCAAATTTAAGGAAGAGGATAGTAGCTATAAAAAGAAATCCAATTTACACTAAATAATGAATCTTAGTGATTAGTGGGTAACCCCTTAGCATCAGAAATTCCGGAATTTTTTCAATCGTTAAAAAAAAGTAAAGCAACTATCCAAAAGAAAGAATTTAAGTTATACTATTACTACTATTATGTAAAAAGTGAGGAAACTAAAAAATGGTTAAAAATAAACAGCAAAAAAGTACCAAAAACAAGGTAATCAATGTTTTAGCAGGTTTGCTACTGATTATTGGTTTGCTTTTAATATTTAGTAACCCAATAAAATACTGGATCATCGGTCAAATGTCTAATAAAAATGCGGTCTCTAATGTATCAGCAGCAAGTATTGAAAAAAATAATCAAACCAAAGGTGAATTTGATTTTGATAAAGTAGTAGATTTAGATTTAGAAACAATCGCTAAAGCAAGACTATATCAAGATAAAATGGCTGTTGTAGGTGGAATTGCGATACCGGGAGTAAACATTAACTTGCCAATTATAAAAGGTGTTTCTAATTATAATTTAGCAGTTGGGGCAGGAACTATGAAAGAAGATCAAGTGATGGGAGAAGGAAATTACGCCTTAGCGGGGCATAACATGATCGATAAAGATTTACTATTTAGTCCCTTATACAAATTAAAGATGGATGATGAGATCTATTTAACTGATTTAACAGATGTCTATGTTTACAAAACCTCGTTTATTGAAACCGTCAATCCAGATCGTGTTGATTTAATTGATGATGTTGAAGGGAAAACCTTATTGACATTAGTTACATGTAATCCAGATGGCTCAAAACGTTTAGTTGTGCAAGGTGAATTTGTCAAAAAAGTACCTATTAAAAGTGCAACAAAAGAAATGAAAAAAGCATTTGATATTGAAAAAAATGTGACTAAATAAAAAACAAGCAAGGCGCCCAACAAAGGCGTTTTGCTTGTTTTTTTAGTTCTCTTTCAATTCTTTTAAAATAGCAACTAAAGTAGGCGAGTTTTTTTGAGTTTCAAGACTTAAAAAAATAGAGACTAAGTCATTTACAGATTCGGGTAATTTTGAATGGAAATAGAAAACTTGAGTTTCGAATGCTTGAAGAGAAGCGGCAACAAGCGATGGTTGCTTGGACTTGGCAAGATAAGCAAGCCAGTTAAAGTACCATTCTTTATGAATGGTTGTTTCAAAGCGAGTTAACAATTCTTCAATTTCAAAATTTTCTCCAATCAAAAAAATATGATTAGCCTCAATTAAAGAGAGTTCTTTTGCATCATTTAAAGTAAATGAATCTTTACGCAACAAAAGCAAAAATTCTTCAAATGAATCGGCTAAGTATAGCCATTGATCCGTATCTGTATCAATATAACGAATTTTAGGTTCTCCATTTGTATTTAAAATGGAATAATCAAAACCAAAAAATTGTTCATTTTGATAACTAAAAACAATAAAATAATCAGGTAAATGAAAAGCTTCATGAAGTTCTTTTTGCTCAAGAATACTAGGTGTCCCCTCTTTTTGGATACCTAAAATAGTATGAATTGCTACCATATCAAGTCCGTCACGAGTCGGTTCGCTGGTTGGTAGAGCATTTTTAGTTAAGTAACCTCCATTTTGTTCGTCCAATAAGTGCAGGTAAGCTTTAGGGAGTTCTTTTATGGTGTAATGGTTGAAAAATGGACTAGTTGAGACTGAATAGTTAGTAGTTGGGAAAAAAGACGTTTCAATAAAATACATAAGCTCATCCTTTCGTTAAAATACTCAGTTTATCATAGCATTGAAGCTACCTAAATGACAAGATTCTTTAAAGGCTATTTATTGTATTTCAGCTATTGAAAAGTTATAATTAAAGGAACAGAAGCTTTCTTGTCGGAATGAATGGACAAAAGAGTCGTTTTACTTTATAATAATTATAAAGTAAGAATTTATTTAAAAAACAATTGGAGGATGAAAAAACATGCAAAAAACGAATATTGATGTCAAAGCTATTTTAAACAAACAGGTAGCCAATCACGGAGTTTTATATACAAAGTTCCATCAACATCATTGGTACGTACAAGGAGCTAGTTTTTATACACTTCATGAAAAATTTGAAGAATTATTTAACAGCATTGCAGCAAATAGCGATGAAATTGCAGAACGTTTAATTGCGATTGGAGGCGCACCGTATTCAACACTAGCTGAATATTTGGAACACGCATCAATCGAAGAAAAACCCTACAAAAAAAAAATCAGTGCCAATGACATGGTAGCTTCAGTTGTTCATGATTACCGCATTATTCGTGATGAAATCAGCGAAGGAATCGAATTAACAGGGGAAGCTGGCGATGATTCAACACAAGATATGTTGATTGCCTACAAAACTGAAATTGAAAAAAATATTTGGATGTTACAAGCCTTCTTAGATCAATCACCATTAGAAGGAGAGTAAGGATCTTTAAAATTGTAGGTTTTGCTTAAAACCTACAATTTTTTTACGGTTTAGTTAAGAAAACTTAACGGAAACTTTGCTTTCCTTTTAGAGAATTCTTTGCTATATTTAAACTATAAAAACACAAGGGAGCGATTTGGTAT carries:
- a CDS encoding type B 50S ribosomal protein L31; its protein translation is MKQGIHPEYHPVVFMDSTTGFKFLSGSTKHSQETVEWENGETYPLIRVEITSDSHPFYTGRQKFTQADGRVDRFNKKYGLADANAAE
- a CDS encoding SMI1/KNR4 family protein: MYFIETSFFPTTNYSVSTSPFFNHYTIKELPKAYLHLLDEQNGGYLTKNALPTSEPTRDGLDMVAIHTILGIQKEGTPSILEQKELHEAFHLPDYFIVFSYQNEQFFGFDYSILNTNGEPKIRYIDTDTDQWLYLADSFEEFLLLLRKDSFTLNDAKELSLIEANHIFLIGENFEIEELLTRFETTIHKEWYFNWLAYLAKSKQPSLVAASLQAFETQVFYFHSKLPESVNDLVSIFLSLETQKNSPTLVAILKELKEN
- a CDS encoding class A sortase, producing MVKNKQQKSTKNKVINVLAGLLLIIGLLLIFSNPIKYWIIGQMSNKNAVSNVSAASIEKNNQTKGEFDFDKVVDLDLETIAKARLYQDKMAVVGGIAIPGVNINLPIIKGVSNYNLAVGAGTMKEDQVMGEGNYALAGHNMIDKDLLFSPLYKLKMDDEIYLTDLTDVYVYKTSFIETVNPDRVDLIDDVEGKTLLTLVTCNPDGSKRLVVQGEFVKKVPIKSATKEMKKAFDIEKNVTK
- a CDS encoding Dps family protein, whose product is MQKTNIDVKAILNKQVANHGVLYTKFHQHHWYVQGASFYTLHEKFEELFNSIAANSDEIAERLIAIGGAPYSTLAEYLEHASIEEKPYKKKISANDMVASVVHDYRIIRDEISEGIELTGEAGDDSTQDMLIAYKTEIEKNIWMLQAFLDQSPLEGE